Genomic DNA from Frankiaceae bacterium:
ACGGCGGCGTGGTCACGATGACGATGAGCGGGGTCGCCGCGCTCGACGACGTCACGAGCGCGATGGCCACGACGTTTACCGCCCCGACCGGGGAGACGCTGACGACGCTGGAGACCCGGCTGCTCGGTGACGTCATGTACGTGCGGACGTCGGACGACCCCGGCGGGAAGCCGTGGGTGCGGTACGAGATCGACGCGCTCGCCGAGGTCGGCACGACCACCGACGAGGTGTCCCAGGCGCGCCAGAACGACCCACGGCAGGTCCTGCCGATCCTCGCGGCGGCGTACGGCAACGTCCGCACCGAGGGCGAGGAAGAGATGCGCGGCGAGCCGGCGACGCGGTACCGCGCGCAGTTCGACCTGGCGAAGGCACGCGCCGCCGAGCCGGACGCCGACGCAAGGGCGGCCGTCGACCGCCTCGTCGAGTCGCTCGGCGCCCCGACGCTGTCCGCGACCGTGTGGCTGGACCGCGCCGGCCGCCTGCGCAGGCTGGAGTACCAGCACGACCCCTCACGGTCCGGGCAGGCGCCACCGGGGAGCGGCCTGATCACGACGACGTACGAGCTGCACGACTTCGGCGTCGACGTCGTCGTCGTGGCCCCGCCCACCGCCCAGACGACGCGCTTCCCGTAGCCGCACCTCCCTGTCGGCGCGGCGGACGCACCTCGTACGATCGCCCCATGCGCCTGCGAACCGCCGCTCTCGCCCTGCTCCTCCCGCTCGCCGCGTGCGGCTCTCCCGATGCCCTCACGCAGTCGGCGGTGGAGATCCTCCGCGCGGCCGGCACGAAGACCGTCGAGACCGGCTCCGCGCGGATGGAGATGCGTTCCGAGGGGTCCGGCTTCTCGATGACCGGCTCGGGGGTCTCCGCCCTCCGGGAGGTCAAGGGCGTCATGACCATGACGATCTCGGCCGCCGGTCAGAGCACGGAGATGGAGACGCGGCTCCTCGGCGACGTCATGTACCTGCGGATGCCGGGCGCGCCCGGCGGCAAGCCGTGGGTGAAGTTCGACCTCGACGAGCTGTCGACGATGTCCGGCATCGACCTCGCCGCGCTGTCCCAGGCCCGCCAGAACGACCCGACGCAGGCGCTGTCGTACTTCGCCGGCGTGTCCGACGACGTCCGCGAGGACGGCGAGGAGGAGGTCCGCGGGGAGAAGACGACGCGGTACAAGGCGACGTTCGACCTCACGAAGGCCCGCGACACCGAGGCGAAGGCCGAGGCGAAGGCGAACATCGACAAGCTCATCCAGACCCTCGGCACCTCGACCATGCCCGCGACCGTGTGGATCGACGACGCGGGGCGGATGCGCAAGATGACGTACGAGCTCGACCTGTCGAAGGCGCCGCAGGGCCTCGGCGGTGGCGGCGTGATGACGACGACGTTCGAGATGTACGACTTCGGCGTCGAGGTCGACGTCGCCCCGCCCCCGGCGAACGAGACGGCCGACGGCGCCGACCTGATCCGCCAGCAGCAGGGCGGCTAGCCCAACAGCACCCGGCCGGACAGGCGCGACCCCGCCCCGCCCCTAAAGGATCACTGTGTCCCTCGCCGTACGGCGCTCTGGCCGCTGAGGAGACACAGGTGATCGACAAGGCGGGCGGGAGGCCTGCGCACGGTCAGCGTTTCGTGCACGGAACGCCGCACTGTCAGCGTTCCATCGATGAAACGCCGCACCGAACGGTCGGGGGTTCAGCCGAAGAGGCCGGGCACCGCGCGGACCTCGCCCACGCGGACGCCGCCGCCGAGCACCTCGGGCGAGGCGATCGCGTCGAGCTCGCCCTCGTCGCCGGTCACGCCGAGCGCACGCAGCGCCGCGACCATGACCGGCGGGCGGGCCCGCTGGGTGCCGTCGTCGATCTTCAACGCCACCGCCGTCCCGTCGGGCAGCGCGGCGGCGTAGACGCCCTCGGCGCCGTCCTTGGCGATGATGCCCGGCACGGCCGCGACCAGCCGCGAGACGTCGCGCCCCGTGCCGCCCATGAGCAGCGGCTGGTTGCGGATCGCCTGCGCGACAAGCGCTTCGGGGGATCCTTCGGCGGCCGTCGCGATGCGGCCGAACGCCCGCGCGAGACCCACCAGGGTCAGCGCGAAGATCGGCGCGCCGCAGCCGTCGACGCCGATGCCCGCCACCGGCTCGCCCGAAAGCTCCTCGACGACCGCGCGCAGGTGGACCTGCAGCGGGTGCGCGGGGTCGCGGTAGCCGTCCGTCGGCCAGCCCTGCGCGGCGCAGGCAGCGAGGAACGACGCGTGCTTGCCGGAGCAGTTGTGCTGGATGCGGGTCTTGCCGCCGCCGTGCTGGACGACCGCGTGCATCGCCTCGACGTCGATGGGGAAGTCGGGCGGCGTGGCGAGCTCGCTCTCCGCGACGCCCGCGCGGGACAGCAGGTCGCGGACGACCTCGATGTGCATCGGCTCGCCCGAGTGGCTGGCCGTCGCGACGGCGACGTGGGTGTCGTCGAGGCCGTACTTCTCCGCGATGCCGAGCCGCAGTACGCCGGCGGCCTGCATGGGCTTGTTCGACGAACGCGGGTAGATCGGGACGTCCACGTCACCCACGGCGAACGCCACGGAGCCGTCCGGGCGCAGTGCGACGACGGACCCTGAGTGACGGCTCTCCACGAACCCGGAACGGACGACTTCAGCGACGATGGCCATAGGAGCGCGAACCTACCCGGCCGCGAGCCCGCTACCCCCGCCGAGCTGCGCGCACATCTCCACGAACGCATCCACGACCACCGGGTCGAACTGCGTGCCGCCGCAGCGTTCGATCTCCTCGACGGCGTAGTCGAACGGCAGCGCCCGGCGATAAGGGCGGTCCGACGTCATCGCGTCGAACGTGTTGCACACCGAGA
This window encodes:
- a CDS encoding asparaginase, producing the protein MAIVAEVVRSGFVESRHSGSVVALRPDGSVAFAVGDVDVPIYPRSSNKPMQAAGVLRLGIAEKYGLDDTHVAVATASHSGEPMHIEVVRDLLSRAGVAESELATPPDFPIDVEAMHAVVQHGGGKTRIQHNCSGKHASFLAACAAQGWPTDGYRDPAHPLQVHLRAVVEELSGEPVAGIGVDGCGAPIFALTLVGLARAFGRIATAAEGSPEALVAQAIRNQPLLMGGTGRDVSRLVAAVPGIIAKDGAEGVYAAALPDGTAVALKIDDGTQRARPPVMVAALRALGVTGDEGELDAIASPEVLGGGVRVGEVRAVPGLFG